A section of the Salmo trutta chromosome 4, fSalTru1.1, whole genome shotgun sequence genome encodes:
- the sfrp2 gene encoding secreted frizzled-related protein 2, whose product MNYYILSLIWAITLPACMAIHGLYNFGQPELFYKKNNCKPIPANLLLCHDIEYTEMRLPNLLGHETMNEVLQQASSWIPLVQKQCHPDTRKFLCSLFAPVCLDDLDEPIQPCRSLCESVKHGCAPVMSAFGFPWPDMLDCERFPPDNDLCIPPAGIDHFMPVTKEVPRVCDACKEKEENDNEIVDNLCKNDFALKIKVKEISYMNGDTKIVPETKSKTIYKLSGVTERDLRKTVLWLKDGLQCVCDEMNDINASYLVMGQKMDGHLVITSLKRWQRGQREFKRISRSIRKLQC is encoded by the exons ATGAATTACTACATTCTGTCCTTAATATGGGCGATAACATTACCTGCGTGCATGGCCATCCACGGATTATACAATTTCGGTCAACCCGAGTTATTCTACAAAAAGAATAACTGCAAACCAATCCCGGCCAATCTTCTCCTGTGCCATGACATCGAATACACCGAGATGCGCCTCCCGAATCTTCTCGGGCACGAGACCATGAACGAGGTTTTGCAGCAAGCCTCTTCGTGGATTCCACTGGTCCAGAAGCAGTGTCACCCCGACACGAGGAAGTTTCTTTGCTCTCTCTTTGCACCGGTGTGTCTGGACGATTTGGACGAGCCTATCCAGCCGTGCAGGTCGTTGTGCGAGAGCGTCAAACACGGTTGCGCACCGGTGATGTCCGCGTTCGGGTTCCCGTGGCCAGATATGCTTGACTGCGAGCGTTTCCCGCCCGACAATGACCTGTGTATCCCTCCAGCGGGCATCGATCATTTCATGCCAGTCACCAAGGAAG TGCCCAGAGTGTGTGACGCCTGCAAGGAAAAGGAGGAAAACGACAATGAAATAGTTGACAACCTGTGCAAAAATGACTTCG CCCTGAAGATCAAGGTAAAGGAGATCTCCTACATGAACGGCGACACCAAGATCGTGCCCGAGACCAAGAGCAAGACCATCTACAAGCTGAGCGGCGTGACTGAGCGCGACCTGCGCAAGACGGTGCTCTGGCTCAAGGATGGCCTGCAGTGCGTGTGTGACGAGATGAACGACATCAACGCCTCCTACCTGGTCATGGGCCAGAAGATGGATGGCCACCTGGTGATCACCTCGCTCAAGCGCTGGCAGCGGGGCCAGCGTGAGTTCAAGAGGATCTCGCGCAGCATCCGCAAGCTGCAGTGCTGA